A single Planctomycetaceae bacterium DNA region contains:
- a CDS encoding redoxin family protein, with product MNLKQFLQLTLTTAAASALLAAGLMADESASVLTIGSPAPSLDVEHWVSDGHGKFKPVTKFEPGKVYVVEFWATWCGPCIASMPHLAETQTKYADKGVQIVSISDEDLETVEGFLKRPVRGGGPSADDPEKKQTYAELTSAYCLTTDPDGSVQKDYMEAAGQNGIPTCFIVGKDARVEWIGHPMAMDEPLEAILTGSWNREEFLAEFKKEQERGMLMSKLSGFMRKGDTKGALALLARAKESAEGDGAYLAQIGQLEFQVKASTALQKIQKGDVAEGLKELDEVDATATESQKSQLRMVRFQVLVSVKEYDAATKALSDVVGSGDATPQLINQLTWQVYEAAAADEGFSQSLLQASASAAEAAVKQEPTNPMILDTLAHLQHRLGHLDDAIATQLKAIENVDNAPDAAAGEMKEFLAKLKAEKTKTAE from the coding sequence ATGAATCTCAAGCAATTCCTCCAACTTACACTCACGACTGCCGCGGCTTCCGCGCTGTTGGCTGCTGGACTGATGGCTGATGAATCAGCATCGGTCCTGACGATTGGCTCCCCTGCCCCTTCGCTGGATGTTGAACACTGGGTCAGCGACGGTCACGGAAAATTCAAACCCGTGACGAAATTTGAGCCGGGTAAAGTCTATGTCGTCGAATTCTGGGCGACCTGGTGTGGTCCCTGTATCGCAAGTATGCCGCATTTGGCCGAGACTCAGACGAAGTACGCAGATAAAGGCGTGCAGATTGTCAGTATCAGCGACGAAGATCTGGAAACTGTTGAAGGGTTTCTGAAACGTCCGGTGCGGGGTGGTGGGCCATCAGCAGACGATCCGGAAAAAAAACAGACATATGCTGAGCTGACCAGTGCTTATTGTTTGACAACGGATCCGGATGGTTCTGTTCAGAAGGACTACATGGAAGCTGCCGGACAAAATGGAATTCCGACCTGCTTTATTGTCGGCAAAGATGCAAGAGTCGAATGGATTGGGCATCCAATGGCAATGGATGAACCGCTCGAGGCAATCCTGACCGGGTCGTGGAATCGGGAGGAATTCCTGGCGGAATTCAAGAAGGAGCAGGAACGTGGCATGCTGATGTCAAAGCTTTCCGGCTTCATGCGAAAGGGTGATACCAAAGGTGCGTTGGCACTTCTGGCCAGGGCGAAAGAGTCCGCTGAAGGAGATGGAGCATACCTCGCACAGATTGGCCAGCTGGAGTTTCAGGTCAAAGCGTCGACGGCTCTGCAGAAGATTCAAAAAGGAGATGTGGCGGAAGGGCTGAAAGAACTGGATGAAGTGGATGCGACCGCCACTGAAAGTCAGAAAAGTCAGCTGAGGATGGTTCGGTTTCAGGTGCTTGTAAGTGTCAAGGAATATGATGCCGCAACGAAAGCTCTTTCGGATGTGGTTGGGTCAGGTGACGCGACACCTCAATTGATCAACCAGTTGACATGGCAGGTCTATGAGGCGGCAGCTGCAGATGAAGGGTTTTCTCAATCGCTGCTGCAAGCCTCAGCGTCCGCGGCCGAAGCTGCTGTAAAGCAGGAGCCCACGAATCCAATGATTCTGGACACACTTGCCCATCTTCAGCATCGCCTGGGTCACCTCGATGACGCCATTGCGACACAGCTGAAGGCGATAGAGAATGTTGACAATGCTCCGGATGCTGCCGCAGGTGAAATGAAGGAATTTCTCGCGAAACTGAAGGCAGAGAAAACGAAGACAGCCGAGTAA
- a CDS encoding MMPL family transporter yields MRGGALSGRKTDGTCLEFLSAPELQRGLRSNFHWPGMVMAATDENAQRLSLVARFLGWLVVAVSARPRFTLWCILSLACAAVGVTVSQLNIKTSRADLIDPAADFAESWRKYTDTFGATSDLIVVVKTKKANQQLIQEVVESLGEKLRREDALFSNVLYRIDQRALRRKGLQFLSQQQLQRTAARVDRYAPVVSNGQWDLLRTDRLVQQLRSNIQRAEKDGTASETLYQSADRFAQSLLRFQQQVANGQTPDQKTFQSPLPDLLSIDATENASDADVAWLINADGNVGLLQAFPIAQSTAVNENSPSIDRLRELIADVRKKFEKMKDEVSISLTGIPVLEHDEMQRTTSDMINASLVAFAFVSVLMFFGFRGMRHPMLAILTLIVSICWTFGAAALTIGHLNILSVSFAVILIGLGIDFSIHFLSRYVALRLELYETPDALRLTAQTVGTGILMSALTTALAFGSAMLTGVPGLAELGLISAMGILLCAAATFLFLPALVALSDQATEIEQLPAPWSTEFYRRKIVAWPVVIIATSVVCIAAFATRAFKYNDGTLKCLVEYDSNLMNLQDNTLESVQAQAALNASTNESLLYAVAVAPSYEEALRLRNEFRKLPSVGRVSEMASLLPPDPSAAQVQLIRQLRDRIYSMPRSTPVIQRPALNAVGREIENLYFVLRDSPNVTGRATAETLDQFLDGLSKMPGDQASDMLNSYQFMVAGALLAELGQVATATTLDPVIPSDLPPELTSRFLRAERVEGRESQSWLVRVYPKGAIWDAEPLEAFVREVRSVSPDISGVPIQNYESASRLHHSYTTVGVYSLAVISLFLLFDFLRPGQKLLTILPPIAVAAFVGYTMFKRSGEVNPHLIVGIAIGLMGFIATVLDSRNLRDTLFALLPPIAGGAILLGVMALCGWDLNPVNLIVLPLVLGIGVDNGIHLLHDYRRQLQRGSVEYSPSADTVNGILLTSMTSIVGFGSLMISAHRGLFSVGVLLATGIAACLYVALIPLPAVLSLVARHQPASLEPVRLRTPQNADGEAETKAAPQKSRKAA; encoded by the coding sequence GTGCGCGGTGGTGCGCTGTCTGGTCGAAAGACGGACGGCACCTGTCTTGAGTTCCTTTCGGCTCCTGAGTTACAACGTGGGCTCCGGAGCAATTTTCACTGGCCAGGGATGGTCATGGCGGCAACAGACGAGAATGCACAACGCCTGTCGCTGGTCGCTCGTTTTCTCGGGTGGCTGGTCGTTGCGGTGTCTGCGCGCCCCAGGTTTACCCTCTGGTGCATTCTTTCGCTCGCCTGCGCTGCGGTAGGCGTTACGGTTTCTCAGCTGAACATCAAGACCAGTCGTGCCGATCTGATCGACCCGGCAGCGGATTTCGCCGAATCGTGGCGCAAATATACGGACACATTCGGGGCGACGTCTGATTTGATCGTCGTCGTCAAAACGAAAAAGGCGAACCAGCAACTAATTCAGGAAGTGGTAGAAAGCCTCGGAGAAAAACTCCGGCGTGAAGACGCGCTGTTTTCCAACGTGCTTTATCGTATCGATCAAAGAGCCCTGCGTCGAAAAGGACTTCAATTCCTCTCGCAGCAGCAGTTGCAACGCACCGCAGCAAGAGTCGATCGGTATGCTCCCGTAGTTTCCAACGGTCAATGGGATCTGCTTCGAACAGATCGTCTTGTTCAGCAGCTTCGTTCGAATATTCAGCGAGCCGAAAAAGACGGGACGGCTTCCGAAACTCTTTACCAGTCTGCCGATCGTTTCGCCCAGAGTCTGCTGCGTTTCCAGCAACAGGTCGCAAATGGACAGACGCCGGATCAGAAAACGTTCCAGTCGCCATTGCCGGATCTGCTGTCGATCGACGCAACAGAAAATGCGAGCGATGCTGATGTCGCGTGGCTGATCAATGCGGACGGAAATGTGGGACTTCTTCAGGCATTCCCGATCGCTCAGAGCACTGCAGTCAATGAGAACAGCCCATCCATTGATCGCCTTCGCGAACTGATTGCGGATGTTCGCAAAAAATTCGAAAAGATGAAGGATGAGGTCAGCATTTCGTTAACCGGCATACCGGTTCTGGAACACGACGAAATGCAGCGCACCACATCGGACATGATCAACGCTTCGCTTGTTGCGTTTGCATTTGTCAGTGTGCTGATGTTCTTCGGATTCCGAGGTATGCGGCATCCCATGCTGGCAATTCTTACCCTGATTGTTTCGATCTGCTGGACGTTCGGAGCCGCGGCGCTGACCATCGGCCACCTGAATATTCTCAGTGTTTCGTTTGCGGTAATCCTGATTGGACTGGGCATTGATTTTTCCATTCATTTCCTGAGCCGCTATGTCGCCCTGCGACTGGAACTCTATGAAACTCCTGATGCACTGCGACTGACAGCTCAGACCGTCGGCACCGGCATTCTGATGTCCGCGCTGACAACAGCACTGGCGTTCGGAAGCGCAATGTTGACAGGCGTTCCTGGTCTGGCAGAACTGGGTTTAATCTCAGCCATGGGCATTCTGCTGTGCGCCGCGGCAACATTCCTCTTTTTGCCTGCCCTGGTTGCACTGTCCGATCAGGCAACAGAAATCGAACAGCTTCCAGCTCCATGGTCCACTGAATTCTATCGCCGAAAGATCGTGGCATGGCCGGTTGTCATCATTGCGACAAGCGTCGTCTGTATTGCCGCGTTCGCAACACGAGCATTCAAATACAACGATGGCACTTTGAAATGCCTCGTCGAATATGACTCCAATCTGATGAACCTGCAGGACAACACTCTCGAATCCGTGCAGGCACAGGCAGCATTGAACGCATCGACGAATGAGTCACTGCTTTATGCTGTGGCTGTCGCCCCGAGTTACGAGGAAGCACTTCGCCTGCGAAATGAATTCCGGAAGCTTCCGAGCGTCGGACGTGTGAGTGAGATGGCAAGCCTGCTGCCTCCGGATCCCTCCGCAGCTCAGGTTCAGTTGATTCGCCAGCTGCGAGATCGCATCTACTCAATGCCACGATCCACGCCCGTTATTCAGCGTCCCGCGCTAAATGCTGTCGGTCGGGAAATTGAAAACCTCTACTTCGTACTTCGTGATTCGCCAAATGTGACCGGACGTGCGACGGCCGAGACTCTGGATCAGTTTCTTGACGGGCTCTCAAAAATGCCCGGCGACCAGGCCTCGGACATGCTGAATTCGTATCAGTTCATGGTCGCCGGAGCACTACTGGCTGAGCTTGGCCAGGTTGCAACGGCCACGACCCTGGATCCCGTGATTCCCAGCGACTTGCCACCGGAACTGACTTCCCGATTTCTCAGGGCAGAACGAGTCGAGGGCAGAGAAAGTCAGTCCTGGCTGGTTCGCGTCTACCCGAAAGGTGCGATCTGGGATGCTGAACCGCTGGAAGCATTCGTAAGAGAAGTCCGCAGCGTCTCGCCCGACATTTCCGGAGTTCCCATCCAGAATTATGAATCCGCCAGCCGGCTGCACCACAGCTACACAACGGTGGGAGTCTATTCTCTGGCCGTGATCTCATTGTTCCTGCTCTTCGATTTCCTTCGCCCCGGCCAGAAGTTGCTGACGATCCTTCCACCGATTGCAGTCGCTGCATTCGTCGGTTACACCATGTTTAAGCGCAGTGGCGAAGTGAATCCGCACCTGATTGTTGGCATCGCCATCGGACTCATGGGATTCATCGCCACGGTACTCGATTCCCGAAACCTTCGTGATACACTGTTTGCCCTGCTGCCACCCATTGCTGGCGGAGCTATTCTGCTGGGTGTGATGGCCCTTTGCGGATGGGATCTGAATCCTGTCAACCTGATTGTGCTGCCGCTCGTTCTCGGCATTGGTGTAGACAATGGCATTCATTTGCTCCACGATTACCGGCGGCAATTGCAGCGGGGATCCGTTGAGTATTCGCCGTCAGCTGACACGGTGAATGGTATCCTGCTGACTTCGATGACCTCCATCGTTGGGTTCGGCAGTCTGATGATATCGGCACATCGGGGACTCTTCAGCGTCGGTGTTCTGCTGGCAACCGGAATTGCAGCCTGCCTGTATGTCGCGTTGATTCCACTGCCCGCGGTGCTTTCACTGGTCGCACGGCACCAGCCTGCTTCACTGGAACCTGTTCGTCTTCGAACTCCTCAGAACGCGGATGGAGAAGCAGAAACGAAAGCCGCGCCACAGAAAAGTCGCAAAGCCGCGTAA
- a CDS encoding ROK family transcriptional regulator — MASDIQPGLLRKMTVRSVFEKLQQNGPFSRADLTRETGISAPTVSKVVAELIEQGLVEETDVSENLLGRPGKRLRIAKQGSRVVGVTIGQFFSGVTTAAIDGEVDVHRAFSFPTPSNYQTFVELLADCVKKIQETEGFRLLGVGVCVPGLISRQSQIVVHSELAPFLVGRSLSADLSNLAGIQVATRPQGQSLAMAERLFGHARWLRDFVMVDMADGPTLGIYSDGDLIAGRNGLAGQISPPAMLNSDDSGKRQVTTDSDFLAAVCERIGRHMSLDQLWQECQSGAIRLEDELELACHSMAKVVASAINLLNPATLFVHSRILAFEPSLLSRIADLARSQALDASFGSCQLLAASVSVQTAAMAAITDSLTQSLGPRLS; from the coding sequence TCGGAAAATGACGGTTCGATCCGTCTTCGAGAAGCTTCAACAAAACGGGCCGTTTTCGCGCGCTGACCTCACGCGTGAAACCGGCATCAGCGCACCCACAGTTTCGAAGGTGGTTGCTGAACTGATTGAACAAGGTTTGGTTGAAGAGACTGACGTCTCCGAGAACCTGTTGGGGCGTCCTGGTAAACGCCTGCGAATTGCCAAGCAGGGCTCCCGAGTTGTAGGTGTGACCATAGGTCAATTTTTTAGCGGCGTTACCACGGCAGCCATTGATGGTGAAGTGGATGTCCACCGAGCATTTAGTTTCCCGACCCCATCGAATTACCAAACGTTTGTGGAATTACTGGCTGACTGCGTCAAGAAAATCCAGGAAACGGAGGGGTTTCGCCTGCTGGGTGTCGGAGTCTGTGTTCCGGGTCTCATCAGTCGACAAAGCCAGATCGTTGTCCACTCAGAACTGGCACCCTTCCTTGTGGGCCGGTCGCTCAGCGCGGACCTTAGTAATTTGGCGGGCATTCAGGTTGCAACCCGCCCTCAGGGACAGTCGCTGGCGATGGCTGAACGACTCTTCGGACATGCTCGCTGGCTGAGGGACTTTGTCATGGTAGACATGGCAGATGGCCCCACGCTTGGAATCTACAGTGATGGAGACCTCATCGCCGGACGGAACGGTCTCGCAGGCCAGATTTCGCCGCCAGCAATGTTGAACAGTGACGACAGTGGTAAGCGGCAGGTCACGACGGATTCAGATTTCCTCGCAGCCGTTTGCGAACGCATCGGCCGCCATATGTCGCTTGACCAGCTCTGGCAGGAGTGCCAGTCCGGCGCGATTCGACTTGAGGATGAACTTGAACTCGCCTGCCACTCCATGGCTAAAGTCGTCGCCTCAGCAATCAACTTACTAAATCCGGCCACTCTTTTTGTTCACAGTCGAATACTGGCATTCGAACCCTCTCTTCTCTCACGAATTGCGGATTTGGCCAGGAGCCAGGCACTGGATGCAAGCTTTGGTTCGTGTCAGCTGTTAGCTGCCTCCGTCTCCGTCCAAACCGCGGCGATGGCCGCGATCACAGACTCACTCACCCAAAGCCTTGGACCTCGGCTTAGCTGA
- a CDS encoding Gfo/Idh/MocA family oxidoreductase, which translates to MKNYCFHSTRRAFLASATAALMAPSAASAFAAANDRIQIGVIGLGSRGFNLLDDFLKHRSARIVALCDVDHLHYRDNAWGKGRAFGRKAAADYVQKAYVKQGSPMSALFQCNDYRELIDRKDVDAVVIATPDHWHALCTLDALNAGKDVYCEKPVTHLFAEGQAVVQAVARNKCVFQTGSQQRSDPLFRRVVELTRNGIPGDVQTIEVGLPPGYDKPQGDTTVQRPRADLDYEMWCGPSPVLPLMQARHHRWWRGHRAYGGGVLMDWIGHHNDIAHWAMGVDRAGPVTVEATGWTFPETDVYNTPHEYTIRCAYANGVHSTISTHNRQGLKIIGTKGWVWVNRGRIEASDATWLEPGFSPGAVKVTVSDDHVGNFLDCIRTRSECIAPADAGHRSITPGHLAYVSNHLKRKLAWDPVAEVCPDDAEATELLKATDYREPWRLA; encoded by the coding sequence ATGAAAAATTACTGCTTCCATTCCACCCGTCGCGCATTCCTCGCCAGTGCTACAGCGGCCCTGATGGCCCCCTCTGCAGCATCGGCCTTCGCGGCTGCAAACGATCGCATACAGATTGGTGTCATTGGTCTTGGATCACGCGGATTCAATTTACTGGATGATTTTCTGAAACACCGTTCTGCGCGAATTGTCGCATTGTGCGATGTTGATCATTTGCATTACCGCGACAACGCCTGGGGGAAAGGCCGCGCCTTTGGCCGAAAAGCGGCCGCGGACTATGTACAGAAAGCGTACGTGAAGCAGGGGAGCCCCATGTCTGCGCTTTTTCAGTGCAATGATTACCGGGAGCTGATCGATCGCAAAGACGTGGATGCTGTGGTAATTGCCACGCCGGATCACTGGCATGCCTTGTGTACTCTCGATGCGCTGAATGCAGGCAAGGATGTCTACTGCGAAAAACCAGTGACGCACCTGTTTGCTGAGGGACAGGCTGTGGTTCAGGCCGTCGCAAGGAACAAATGTGTCTTTCAGACGGGTTCACAACAACGCTCCGATCCTTTGTTCCGACGCGTGGTCGAATTGACACGCAATGGAATTCCTGGTGATGTGCAGACGATCGAGGTGGGGTTACCACCGGGGTACGACAAGCCTCAGGGGGATACGACGGTGCAACGTCCCAGAGCGGATCTGGACTATGAAATGTGGTGTGGACCTTCGCCCGTCCTTCCACTGATGCAGGCGCGGCATCATCGCTGGTGGCGTGGGCATCGTGCTTATGGCGGAGGTGTGCTCATGGATTGGATTGGGCATCACAATGATATCGCGCACTGGGCAATGGGTGTCGATCGTGCGGGCCCGGTTACCGTCGAAGCCACCGGGTGGACTTTTCCGGAGACCGATGTCTACAACACTCCGCATGAGTACACGATTCGATGTGCCTACGCCAACGGGGTGCATTCGACAATTTCAACCCACAACAGGCAGGGGCTGAAAATTATCGGCACCAAAGGCTGGGTCTGGGTCAACCGAGGCAGAATTGAGGCATCGGACGCCACCTGGCTGGAACCTGGGTTTTCACCGGGGGCTGTTAAAGTGACCGTCTCAGACGATCATGTGGGCAACTTCCTGGACTGCATCCGAACCCGAAGTGAATGCATTGCTCCCGCTGATGCTGGGCATCGTTCCATTACGCCGGGGCACCTGGCCTATGTCTCGAATCATCTGAAGCGAAAGCTGGCCTGGGATCCGGTTGCAGAAGTCTGCCCGGATGATGCGGAAGCGACGGAACTGTTGAAGGCAACGGACTATCGAGAACCGTGGAGGCTGGCGTAA
- a CDS encoding response regulator, with product MIQRKRKVIKRLEKKAPPPTEFQQPKKRRPFTVFLVEDDQSVRASLVEALGEQKITVRDYMTAMEFYRDYREPVPGVLILDIRLPGMSGMELQEKLIEDGFTLPIVMISGHADVPMAVRAMKNGAFDFLCKPIKVEEMISAVARAYSYYYEVDTEVLAEELEETEESINRLTSREREVLDHVVEGLSSREIAEELGVSTKTVEAHRARINDKMRADNVSHLIRMCFAYNEEHSE from the coding sequence ATGATTCAAAGAAAACGAAAAGTGATCAAGCGTTTGGAAAAGAAGGCTCCGCCACCGACGGAGTTCCAGCAGCCCAAGAAAAGAAGGCCATTTACGGTCTTCCTGGTTGAAGACGATCAGTCGGTTCGAGCGTCTCTCGTTGAGGCTCTTGGTGAGCAGAAGATCACAGTTCGCGACTACATGACAGCCATGGAGTTTTACCGAGACTATCGCGAGCCGGTTCCGGGCGTTCTGATTCTTGATATTCGCCTGCCAGGTATGAGCGGGATGGAACTTCAGGAGAAGCTGATTGAAGACGGTTTCACTTTGCCAATCGTCATGATTTCTGGTCATGCCGATGTTCCGATGGCCGTTCGCGCAATGAAGAACGGTGCCTTTGACTTCCTTTGCAAGCCGATCAAAGTCGAAGAGATGATTTCTGCTGTGGCGCGCGCTTACAGCTACTACTACGAAGTCGACACAGAAGTGCTCGCAGAAGAACTTGAAGAAACCGAAGAGAGCATCAATCGGTTGACATCTCGCGAACGTGAAGTTCTCGACCACGTGGTTGAAGGACTCTCCAGCCGTGAGATTGCCGAAGAGCTTGGTGTAAGTACCAAGACAGTTGAGGCCCATCGAGCACGAATCAACGATAAGATGCGGGCTGATAACGTCTCACATCTGATTCGGATGTGCTTTGCGTATAACGAGGAACACAGCGAGTAA